GCGTCAGCGCAACGACTGTAGATCGCGCCATCAACGGGCGGATGACCGTCCGCAAGGACACCCTGCAGAAGATCGTCGATGCCGCGCACCGCGTTGGCTACCACGGCAAGGGTAGCCTGATGAGCCAGCTTGCCGAAAACAAGCCACGCTGCCGGCTTGGGGTTGTGCTGGTGAAGCGTTCGCAAGAGTTCTACCAGAACTTCGCCAAAGAGATCGAAACGGCCATGGCGACCCAACATTACGTGCGCGGCGAGGTCATCATCCGCTACGCCGCCTCGCAGTCGCCCGATGACTTCGCAACGGAACTTCGCGCGCTGGGAAATACCGTCGACGCCATCGCTTGCGTTGCGATCAACCACCAGAAACTTGACGAGGTCGTGCAAGAGTTGAAGGACAAAGGCGTGCCGGTCGTCGCGCTCCTGAATGACACTGCTCAGGGTATCCGGAAATACTATATTGGCCTTAACAATATGAAGGTCGGGCGCACTGCCGCTTGGTTCCTGACGCACACGATCAGCAAACCCGGCAAGCTAGCAGTGTTCGTTGGCGGCAACCGCTGGCACGGTCATGACCTGCGCGAAGTCGGTTTCCGCTCCTATATCCGCGCCGAAGCGCCAAGCTTTACAGTGCTGGATACGCTGGTGAATCTCGAAACGCGCAAGGTGACTTATGAGGCGACGCTTGACCTCCTCCACCGTCACTCCGACCTGACCGGCATCTACGTCGCAGGCGGCGGAATGGAAGGTGCGATCGCTGCACTAAGGGAAAGCCGCAAGGCCGGAGAAGTCAGTCTGATCGTCAACGAACTGACCCACGAAAGCCGCGCGGCGCTCGCTGATGGCTACGTGCAAATGGTCAATGTCACCCCCCTGCCCGAGCTTTGCAGCGAACTGGTCAAATTGGTGACGGAGACCTTCGACGACGCATCAGAAGGCGTGGCAGGCCAGAGCTTTCTGGAACCGAGGGTCATTCTACCGGAGATGATCTGATGACGTTTTTACGTCATTAACTCCTACCAAATTTCGTCATCAATGACGCGATATGTGCCTCACCAAATTGACCTGACACGGGCTTCGGCCTCACGGTGCCACCAACAGCGGCCGGAAGTGGAGATTCGGGCGCTCTTGGAGGACACAATGAAAAAAGTGCTGAACCAGATTACGGTTCCCCATCTCTCGTTCGAAGCATTCCTTGATCTGGCGGCCCAGCTCGGTTGCATCGGCGTCGAAGCCCGCAATGACATGGACGCGCTGGATCGCCCGCTTTTCGACAACATGGACCCCGCCGCTGCGGGCGAGATGATCCGCGCCAAGGGACTGCGCCTCGTCGGTCTGAGCCAGGTTTATCCGTTCAATGATTGGAACGATGACCGCCGCGCGGAAGTCGCCAAGCTGATCGAAACCGCAAAAGCCGCGCAGGCCGAAACCATCAGCCTGATCCCGCGGAACGACGGCGTCGGCACAGCCAATGGCGAGCGTCAGGCGAACCTGCGCATCGCGCTTAAGGAAATTTACCCGATGCTGGTCGAGGCCGACATGATCGCGCTCGTCGAACCGCTCGGCTTCGGTCGCTCGTCGCTGCGGTCGAAGGACGAACTGATCGAGACTCTCAAGGCGCTCGAGGTCGAGGACCGCTACAAGCTCGTCCACGACACCTTCCACCACACACTTGCTGAAGGCGGCTCGATCTATCCCGGGCAGACGGGCATCGTGCACATCTCGGGCGTCAGTGACCCCTCGCTCACCATCGACGATATGGACGACGCGCACCGCGTGCTGATCGACGCGAACGACCAGCTCGGCAATATCGAGCAGATGCAGGCGTTCATCGACGCGGGCTACGAAGGTGCTTTCTCCTACGAATGCTTCGCACCGGAAACGCAGCAGCTCGACAATCACGCGGAAGAAATCGGCAAGTCCTTCGACTACATCGAAGCGCAGCTGAACGCTTGATGATGGCCGAGCAGATCCACCAGAACACGGCTGCGTTGGTCATTGGCGGCACGCAAGGTGTCGGCGAAGCGATTGCGCTTCGTCTGATCGCTGAAGGTTGCCGCAAGATCGTCATCACTGGCCGCAATCCCGAAGTTGGCGAGGCAACGGCTCAGCGCATTGGTGCTGAGTTCATGCCAGTCGATCTTTCGGACACGGCGGCGGTAATGAAGCTGGTGGATGATGCGGACGCAATGTTCGGCGGTCTGAACGCGATGGCGATTGCGGGTGCGTCGACCGAGCGGGGCTCGATCCTCGATACGTCGATGGAGCTTTACGACCGCATGTTCACGATCAACACGCGCTCGCCGTTCTTTGCGATCCAGCGGTTTGCGCAGAATGCCATCGACGCGGGGCGGCCTGCGTCGATCGTCAATATCCTCACGGTTTCGGCGATGGTCGGGCAGAGCTTCCTCAGCCCCTACGCCGCTTCCAAAGGCGCCCTGACGACGATTACCCGCAACGCGGCGCAGGCGCTTCGCCACAACCGCATCCGCGTCAATGGCATCAACTGCGGTTGGATGGACACGCCGGGCGAGCACAAGATCCAACGCGATTTTCACGGAGCCGATGACGATTGGCTCGCAAAAGCAGAAGCAGCGCAGCCGATGGGCACGCTGGTCAAAACGGACACCGTGGCGCGGCAGGCATCGCTGATGCTCAGCCCCGCGTCGGGCGTCATGACCGGCGCCATCGTGGACTTCGATCAGAACGTGGTCGGCGCGCTGCCAGAGTAAGAGGACAAGGTTATGAAACTAGGTTTGGTAGGCTACGGATTTGGCGGTCGCGTTTTCCACGCGCCGTATATCGAAGTTGCTGAGGGCATCGAAATTGCGGGCGTCGTTGCGCGCTCGGCGGACAAAATCGCCCAGATCAACGAACAGTTCCCGGGCGTGCCGGTCTACGCGAGCCTCGCCGACATGATCGCGGCGGGCGAGATCGAAGCCGTGACCGTCACCACCCCGCCCGAAACGCACAAGCCGCTCGTCATGGAAGCGATCGAGGCGGGCCTGCACGTTGTCTGCGACAAACCGTTTGCCCCGACGCTGGAAGACGCGAAAGAGATGGTCGAAGCGGCCAAGGCGAAAGGCGTTCTGCTCAACGTGTTCCACAACCGTCGTTGGGACACCGATTTCCGCACGGTGAAGAGCGTGATCGACAGCGGCAAGATCGGTGACGTCTGGCGCGTTCACAACCGCATGGACTTCGATGACTGGGAGACGCTGGAGGCTGGCCCCGGCGGCGGCCTGCTGCGCGACCTCGGCAGCCACGTCATCGACCAGATGCTCTACCTCTTCGGTCCTGCTGCGGCGGTCGACGCGCAGGTCGACTATGTTGATCTGCCCGAAGGCAAAACCGACGCCAGCTTCAACGTCCACGTCCGTCACAAGAGCGGCGTGCATTCCTACATCAGCGCGACCAAGATAAACTACTTCACCGAGCGCGAAATCCGCGTCTACGGGTCCAAAGGTTGCTTTGTCGTCAACGGCACCGACGTTCAGGCCCGCCGCGCCATCGCTGGCGAGCGCCCGATCAACGACCCCGAAGGCTGGGGCATCGAGCCCGAAGAGGCGTGGGGCACGCTCTACACCAAGGGCAGCCAAGAAATCGTCCCCTCGGTCCAATCCAAGATTCAGGACCTCTACTCCGAATTCGCCAAGGCCGCCCAATCCGGCGGCACTGGCCCCGTTCCGTCCGAAGGCGCTCTGCACACCGTTCGCATCCTCGATGCGGCGCGTGAGGCTGCGCGCACCGGCCAAACCGTTCTTATCGACTAACACTATGGCCCGAGCGGCCACTTACAGGAGCTCTAAATGACCGTTCGTTTCGCAATTCTCGGCGCAGGCCGTATCGGGCAAGTCCACGCCCGCGCTGTGTCGTCCATCCCGTCCGCCCAGCTGGTCGCTGTTGCCGAACCGTTTGCCGAAGCGGCACAGCGCGTCGCCGACAAGTACGGCTGCGAAATCCGCGAGATCGACGCGATCGCAACCTCGGACGACATCGACGCCGTTGTCATCTGCACCCCGACCGATACCCACGCCGACCTGATCGAAAAGTTCGCCAAGGCCGGCAAGGCCGTGTTCTGTGAAAAGCCCGTCGACCTGAACGTCGAGCGCGTGAAGCAGGCTCTGGCCACCGTCGAAGCCGAAGGCGCGACTCTCATGGTCGGCTTCAACCGCCGTTTCGACCCCGACTTCATGGCGCTCAAAGCTGCCATCGACAGCGGCAAGATCGGCGACGTGGAGATGGTCACCATTACCTCGCGCGATCCGGGCGCGCCGCCCGCGTCGTACATCAAGGTCTCGGGCGGCATCTTCCGCGACATGACCATCCATGACTTCGACGTGGCCCGCTGGCTGCTGGGCGAAGAAGTCACCACCGTCATGGCACGCGGCAGCGTTCTGACCGATCCGGCGATTGGCGAACTTGGCGACTTCGACAGCGTCAACGTCATCCTGACCACCGCGTCGGGCAAGCAGTGCACCATCACCAACTCGCGCCGCGCGACCTACGGCTACGATCAGCGCATGGAAGTGCTCGGCTCGCTCGGTATGGCGCATGCCCAGAACACCCATGAGAACACCGTCGAAGTCGCGGTCGAGGACGGCTACCACAAAGCGCCGCTCCTGAACTTCTTCATGGATCGTTACACCATGGCCTACGCCAACGAGATCGCCGCATTCGTCGACTCGATCGAGAACGGCACGCCGACCCCGACCACCGGTCTGGACGGTCTGAAGGCACTGGAACTGGCCGAGGCGGCTCTGGAAAGCGCCAAGACCGGCAAAGCCGTGACGCTGGGCTGATCCGATGGTCCAATTCGGCACGAACCCTATCGCTTGGGCGAATGACGACGATCAGTCGATCGGCGCGGACATCCCGACCGAGCGCATCCTCGACGAAGCCGGTCGCCAGATCGGTTTCGACGGGATCGAGAACGGCCACCGCTGGCCAGAAGATCCGGTCGAACTGCGCGAGACGCTTGGCGCCTATGGCCTCAAGTTCATCTCGGGCTGGTATTCGACCGAGCTTCTGACCCGTTCGCTGGAAGACGAGATCGCGGCGTTCCAGCCGCATCTCGCCAAGCTCAAGGAAAACGGCTGCAAGGTCTGCGTGACTTGCGAAACCTCGAACGCGATCCACTCCGACCCGACCATCCCTGTCAACGACAAGCCCAGCCTGTCCGCAGACGAGATGGCCGCTTTCGGTGCCAAGATCGAAGAGTTCGCCAAGTACATGGAGAGCGAAGGCATCTCGCTCGCCTACCATCACCACATGGGCACCATCGTTGAATCTCCCGAAGAGATCGACGCGTTCATGGCGGCGACGGGTCCGGCGACGAAACTGCTGTTCGATGCGGGTCACTGCTTCTTCGGTGGTGGCAATCCCGAAGAAGTGCTGGCCAAGCATATCGACCGCGTTGCGCACTTCCACGCCAAGAACGTCCGCCCCGCTGTGGCGGAGCGTGTTCGCAAGGACCGTATGTCGTTCATCCAAGGCGTGATCTCGGGCGCGTTCACCGTTCCCGGCGATCAGGAAGGCGCGGTCGATTTCAAACCGCTCCTCACCCAGTTGGCTGCCAAAGGCTACGACGGCTGGATTGTTATCGAAGCGGAGCAGGACCCGAACGTCCGCAATCCGCTGCTCTACCAGACCCTCGGTCTGGCGACGCTCAAGCGTCTGGCAAAAGAAACCGGTCTGATTTGACCGTCCGGCGCGGCGGCCCCTGCTGCCGCGCCTGCAATACCCGCGACCATCCACATCAGGGAGGATAGAATGGGCTATTTCACCAAAGACGACTGCAAGATCGAAGACTTCGCAAAACTCTGCGAACAAACGCTTGATCCATCCGCCGTTCCGCAGGCCGACAGGATCGAGAAGAACATCCCGATTTACGACATGGCACGCCTCGGCCCTGCGCTAAGCGACACCGCCCAGCGCCGCAAGTTGATGGCGGAATGGGCCGAGGTGCTCGGCAAAACCGCTGGCGTTCTGGTCATCAAGAACAGCTTTGCCGATCTAAGCGTGCTGGATGAGGCGACGCGCCTCTATGAAGAGATCATCGCGGAGGAGAAAGCGGCGAGCGGAGGCGGTGCTGACCACTTTGCGGCCGCTGGCGCGAATGACCGCGTCTGGAACGCGCTGCAAAAGCTTTGCCTGAAAGACCCCGCGGCCTTTGCCCGTTATCACGCCAATCCGTCCATTGATGCGGTGGCCGAGGCTTGGCTCGGGCGCGGATACCAGATGACGTCGCAGGTGAACCTCGTCCGTCCGGGCGGCAAGGCGCAGCAAGCGCACCGCGATTTCCACCTTGGCTTCATGACCGAAGGGCAAGCCGCCGCGCTGCCGATTATGGTCCACCTTCTGTCGCCCGCGATGACGCTGCAGGGCGCGGTCGCTCACTGCGATATGTCAGTCGAAAGCGGCCCGACCCGTCTGCTGCCGTTCAGCCAGACCTACGAGCCCGGCTACCTCGCTTACCGAATGCCGGAGTTTGTCGCGTACTTCGACGAGCACTTCGTCCAGCTGCCGCTTGAAAAGGGCGATCTGGTGTTCTTCAGCCCCGCACTGTTCCATGCAGCCGGTGACAACCGGACGTCGGACGTGGCGCGCTTTGCGAACCTACTGCAAGTTTCGTCCCCGATGGGACGCGCGATGGAGGCGATCGACCGCGACGCCATGGCCCGCGCGCTTTACCCAGCGTTAGCTACTTTGGATCAGTCCAAAGCAGAACAGGACGCCGCGATTGCTGCCTGTGCCGAAGGGTACTCATTCCCGACAAACCTCGACACCGACCCACCGATTGGTGGCCTCGCGCCCAAGACCCAAGCGGTGATGATGTCGGAAATGCTGGCCGAGGGCGCATCGCCCGAGGAATTCAACAGCGCGCTCGACGCCTACACCGCCCGCCGCAAGGCTTGAAAAAGAACGCCGGAAGGAAAACCCATGATCAGATACGCCGTCGTCGGAGCTGGCTGGATTTCGCAGGAAGCCTTCCTGCCCGGCGTCCACACCACCGACAATTCCGTCGTCACCGCCATCGTCTCGGGCAACACGGAAGCCGCCGAAAAGCTCACGGCTTTCCATGACGTGCCTTACGTTTGCGGCTACGATGGCTACGACGACCTGCTGGCAAGCGACAAAATCGACGCCGTCTACATCGCGCTGCCGAACTCCATGCACGCCGACTACGCGATCCGTGCGGCCAAGGCAGGCAAGCATATCCTCGTCGAAAAGCCGCTGGCGAACACCGTCGAGGAAGCCGAAGCAATGATCGCCGCTGCGCGCGAGGCTGGCGTCTTCCTGATGACCGCCTACCGTTTGCACACCGAGCCTGGCAACCTCGACGCGCTGCGCCGCATTCGGTCAGGCGAGATCGGGAAGCCCATCGTCGTACAGACGAACTTCTGCTTCCAGAACGCTGCCGGCAATCACCGCCTCAAAGCCGAGCACCTCGGCGGCGCGTTGCAGGACGTCGGCGTTTATTGCGTCAATGCCGTGCGCCATATCTTCGGCGAAGAACCCACCGAGGCTCGTGCGCAGCACCATTGGCACGATGACGATCCGCGTTTCGATGAAGTGCCCGCGACCACAACCGCCACGCTGAACTTTCCGTCGGGCGGTGTTGCGCAGTTTGTCGCCAGCTTTGCCATTCGCGAGACCGCCATGTTCCGCGTGATGGGCACGAAGGGCTGGATCGAGCTCGACCCCGGTTTCCGGTTCGAATACGGCACGACGATGCGCGTTGGATATGACAATGAAATCGAGACGACGCTCTTCCCGCAAGTGGACCAGTTCGGCGGGCAGACGTCCTATTTCTCGGACTGCATCAAGACGGGCAAAGAGCCTGTGTCCAATGGGGAGGAAGGTCTCGCGGATATGCGCGTGCTGATCGCCGTGGAAGAAGCCGCCCGCACAGGCAAGGTCGTTCTGATCGACAGCCCAGCACGTGACCGCCATCCGGACATGAGCATGGAGCGTCGCTGCCCCGTCACCGACCGCCGTCTGGTTCTGCCGAAAGCCGCGCCGTATCTCGGCTGACCCAGACCATCCGGTCAAGCAGCCAGAGCTTTCCGATCATCGCCGTCACCATGCCGCCCACTGTGAGCGGCAGGTTCAGCAGCGCAAGGCCAACGATCATCACCATGGCCCCTGCCCCGCTGAGACGTGTTAGCCATTTGACGACTGCGACGTGATGGGCGAGCGCTGGGTCGGAGGACCGCTCCAGCCAGATGCGTTCGCCGATGACGCCTTGGCTCATCCAGTTGTCGGTGCGTTCTGGCTTTGGGAAGACGCGCGGGTTCAGCCATCCCCATAGGATCACGAGCGCCACGAGGCCCAGCGCCCACCATCCGATCCATTCCACACTCCACCTGGCGAGGCATAGCAGCGGAAGCAGAGTGATCCGCGTCCAGCCGCTCCACGGATTGACGTGTCGATCCCAGACGTCGGGCGACATACCCATCACACGCTCCGCCCTTCCGAACGCGCGGTCGGTCATTTGGCGCTCGCCAGCTCGGCCATCCGCTGATCCACGACATCATCCACCAGCATCGACGCAAGTTTCTGGCGGCAGTTGACGTCGCTCTTGCGCAGGACGGTGGACACTTGGCTCTTCGTGGTCGCCAAAGCCGTCCCGCGCAGGTCGGCGATTTCCTGATTGCTAAAGCCTTTGATCATGAACAGCGCGACCTCCTTTTCGCTATCGCTAAGGTGCCATTCCTCGAACCGCGCGTCGATCACCGCACCGATATCGCCCGAGACGGCCTGAAGCCTCAACTCTAGATCTTTCTCCCTATTCCGGAAGCGGTCCAGCCGATCCATGATACTGTAGATGAGAAGCCCGCTCGCTACCGCAGCGAGAATTGCTGACGAACAAATCAGTACGTGAGCCACGCCATGAGAAATTCGCGTCAGCAGGAGAAGTGCCTGAACGCCGGCGATATAGGCAACAAAAAACAGCAAAAGCGCAGTCTTGGTACTGGTCTTGAGGTTCACGAACACGGTGACCCTCCCGAAAACTAACGAAATCCAGAATTAGAGTAAGCGTTCTATAAGTTGTAAGCGAACAGAACCCGAAGGCAATTCCGCATTCTCGCACCAAAGCCATCATACCTTAGGTGGAAATGAACAGATTTGCGGGGTCGTAATCCCTCCGGCTCATGGGCAGCTTGTCGCACCGCTCTTTTGTCCTCCCCATCACCATTTTCTTGGGAGGAGGCTATGTCAGCCCACAAGTTACTTATCTCGGCCGCTGCGGCGGCGCTTATTTCTACCCCTATCTATCTTCACGCCGATGGCCTTGGCGACGCGATCAAGGATGTCGGAGATTCAGTCAGCGAAGGCGTCGGTGACAATGCCGTTGGCGATGCTATCGACGGTGCCACCAATGGTGCCGGAGATGCCGTCAACGATGTTGGCGATGCCCTGAACGGCGCCGACAATGGCGGTGACGGCGGTCTTGGCGATGGCGTCGATGACGCGCTGGGCAACAACAACACCAGCGGTACGGTCAATGATGTGGTCGACGAGGTTGGTGACGTCCTCAACGGCGGCAACGAAGACGACGGCTCCGGCGGTGCGTCGGGCGTGGTCGATGACGTGGGCGATGCCCTCAACGGTGGCGACGATGGCGAAGGCGGAATCGGCGATGCCGTGAACGACGCGATCGGCAACAATGATGTGGGCAACGGGCTCGACGATGTGGTCGACGGTGTGGGTGACGCCCTGAACGGAGGTTCCGGCGGCGATGGCTCCGGGTCCGGCAGTGGAGGCTCTGGTAGCGGTGGATCTGGTAGCGGAGGCTCTGGTAGCGGCGGATCGGGCGGCTCGGGTGACGGGTCCGGCGGTTCCGGCTCCGGTGACGGGTCCGGCGGTTCCGGTTCCGGCTCCGGCGGCGGCGATACTGGCAGCGGTTCGGGCGGTGGAGACACTGGCTCGGGTAGCGGCGGCGGCTCCGGTGGCGGAGGCAACGGCTCTGGCGGTGACGGCATGGGCGGTTCAGGCGATGGCACTGGCGATATGGGTGACATGATGGACGACGATAATACCGTCGGCATGGCCCAAGGTTCTGACGTCAACATGGACGAGCTTGTCTGTAACGACGGTGGCAACACGGTCGCCTACCTTGGCTGGCCCGTTTACACCTCCGGCAATGCTGAGGTCGGCACCGTTCACCGCGTCACCCTAGGTGATGGCGGCATGATTGCCTCTATTCGCTTCGAGACAATCGCATCGGTGACCAACGGCGCCTATTGCGTGACCGTGCCGGGCGGAAACATCCAGCCCATGGGCAGCTACATCAGCATCCCGATCACGCTGTCGCAAATTATGGCTGCGCGCTAAGCG
Above is a window of Marivivens aquimaris DNA encoding:
- a CDS encoding phytanoyl-CoA dioxygenase family protein, with translation MGYFTKDDCKIEDFAKLCEQTLDPSAVPQADRIEKNIPIYDMARLGPALSDTAQRRKLMAEWAEVLGKTAGVLVIKNSFADLSVLDEATRLYEEIIAEEKAASGGGADHFAAAGANDRVWNALQKLCLKDPAAFARYHANPSIDAVAEAWLGRGYQMTSQVNLVRPGGKAQQAHRDFHLGFMTEGQAAALPIMVHLLSPAMTLQGAVAHCDMSVESGPTRLLPFSQTYEPGYLAYRMPEFVAYFDEHFVQLPLEKGDLVFFSPALFHAAGDNRTSDVARFANLLQVSSPMGRAMEAIDRDAMARALYPALATLDQSKAEQDAAIAACAEGYSFPTNLDTDPPIGGLAPKTQAVMMSEMLAEGASPEEFNSALDAYTARRKA
- the iolE gene encoding myo-inosose-2 dehydratase, coding for MVQFGTNPIAWANDDDQSIGADIPTERILDEAGRQIGFDGIENGHRWPEDPVELRETLGAYGLKFISGWYSTELLTRSLEDEIAAFQPHLAKLKENGCKVCVTCETSNAIHSDPTIPVNDKPSLSADEMAAFGAKIEEFAKYMESEGISLAYHHHMGTIVESPEEIDAFMAATGPATKLLFDAGHCFFGGGNPEEVLAKHIDRVAHFHAKNVRPAVAERVRKDRMSFIQGVISGAFTVPGDQEGAVDFKPLLTQLAAKGYDGWIVIEAEQDPNVRNPLLYQTLGLATLKRLAKETGLI
- a CDS encoding LacI family DNA-binding transcriptional regulator; translated protein: MANRPTIKDVAAAAGVSATTVDRAINGRMTVRKDTLQKIVDAAHRVGYHGKGSLMSQLAENKPRCRLGVVLVKRSQEFYQNFAKEIETAMATQHYVRGEVIIRYAASQSPDDFATELRALGNTVDAIACVAINHQKLDEVVQELKDKGVPVVALLNDTAQGIRKYYIGLNNMKVGRTAAWFLTHTISKPGKLAVFVGGNRWHGHDLREVGFRSYIRAEAPSFTVLDTLVNLETRKVTYEATLDLLHRHSDLTGIYVAGGGMEGAIAALRESRKAGEVSLIVNELTHESRAALADGYVQMVNVTPLPELCSELVKLVTETFDDASEGVAGQSFLEPRVILPEMI
- a CDS encoding SDR family oxidoreductase, whose amino-acid sequence is MAEQIHQNTAALVIGGTQGVGEAIALRLIAEGCRKIVITGRNPEVGEATAQRIGAEFMPVDLSDTAAVMKLVDDADAMFGGLNAMAIAGASTERGSILDTSMELYDRMFTINTRSPFFAIQRFAQNAIDAGRPASIVNILTVSAMVGQSFLSPYAASKGALTTITRNAAQALRHNRIRVNGINCGWMDTPGEHKIQRDFHGADDDWLAKAEAAQPMGTLVKTDTVARQASLMLSPASGVMTGAIVDFDQNVVGALPE
- the iolG gene encoding inositol 2-dehydrogenase; this encodes MTVRFAILGAGRIGQVHARAVSSIPSAQLVAVAEPFAEAAQRVADKYGCEIREIDAIATSDDIDAVVICTPTDTHADLIEKFAKAGKAVFCEKPVDLNVERVKQALATVEAEGATLMVGFNRRFDPDFMALKAAIDSGKIGDVEMVTITSRDPGAPPASYIKVSGGIFRDMTIHDFDVARWLLGEEVTTVMARGSVLTDPAIGELGDFDSVNVILTTASGKQCTITNSRRATYGYDQRMEVLGSLGMAHAQNTHENTVEVAVEDGYHKAPLLNFFMDRYTMAYANEIAAFVDSIENGTPTPTTGLDGLKALELAEAALESAKTGKAVTLG
- a CDS encoding helix-turn-helix transcriptional regulator, producing MNLKTSTKTALLLFFVAYIAGVQALLLLTRISHGVAHVLICSSAILAAVASGLLIYSIMDRLDRFRNREKDLELRLQAVSGDIGAVIDARFEEWHLSDSEKEVALFMIKGFSNQEIADLRGTALATTKSQVSTVLRKSDVNCRQKLASMLVDDVVDQRMAELASAK
- a CDS encoding TIM barrel protein, which encodes MKKVLNQITVPHLSFEAFLDLAAQLGCIGVEARNDMDALDRPLFDNMDPAAAGEMIRAKGLRLVGLSQVYPFNDWNDDRRAEVAKLIETAKAAQAETISLIPRNDGVGTANGERQANLRIALKEIYPMLVEADMIALVEPLGFGRSSLRSKDELIETLKALEVEDRYKLVHDTFHHTLAEGGSIYPGQTGIVHISGVSDPSLTIDDMDDAHRVLIDANDQLGNIEQMQAFIDAGYEGAFSYECFAPETQQLDNHAEEIGKSFDYIEAQLNA
- a CDS encoding DUF6653 family protein; this translates as MTDRAFGRAERVMGMSPDVWDRHVNPWSGWTRITLLPLLCLARWSVEWIGWWALGLVALVILWGWLNPRVFPKPERTDNWMSQGVIGERIWLERSSDPALAHHVAVVKWLTRLSGAGAMVMIVGLALLNLPLTVGGMVTAMIGKLWLLDRMVWVSRDTARLSAEPDGGR
- a CDS encoding Gfo/Idh/MocA family protein — protein: MIRYAVVGAGWISQEAFLPGVHTTDNSVVTAIVSGNTEAAEKLTAFHDVPYVCGYDGYDDLLASDKIDAVYIALPNSMHADYAIRAAKAGKHILVEKPLANTVEEAEAMIAAAREAGVFLMTAYRLHTEPGNLDALRRIRSGEIGKPIVVQTNFCFQNAAGNHRLKAEHLGGALQDVGVYCVNAVRHIFGEEPTEARAQHHWHDDDPRFDEVPATTTATLNFPSGGVAQFVASFAIRETAMFRVMGTKGWIELDPGFRFEYGTTMRVGYDNEIETTLFPQVDQFGGQTSYFSDCIKTGKEPVSNGEEGLADMRVLIAVEEAARTGKVVLIDSPARDRHPDMSMERRCPVTDRRLVLPKAAPYLG
- a CDS encoding Gfo/Idh/MocA family protein yields the protein MKLGLVGYGFGGRVFHAPYIEVAEGIEIAGVVARSADKIAQINEQFPGVPVYASLADMIAAGEIEAVTVTTPPETHKPLVMEAIEAGLHVVCDKPFAPTLEDAKEMVEAAKAKGVLLNVFHNRRWDTDFRTVKSVIDSGKIGDVWRVHNRMDFDDWETLEAGPGGGLLRDLGSHVIDQMLYLFGPAAAVDAQVDYVDLPEGKTDASFNVHVRHKSGVHSYISATKINYFTEREIRVYGSKGCFVVNGTDVQARRAIAGERPINDPEGWGIEPEEAWGTLYTKGSQEIVPSVQSKIQDLYSEFAKAAQSGGTGPVPSEGALHTVRILDAAREAARTGQTVLID